From a single Sander vitreus isolate 19-12246 chromosome 4, sanVit1, whole genome shotgun sequence genomic region:
- the sulf2a gene encoding extracellular sulfatase Sulf-2a — protein sequence MAGRGLSAPLLLLFLLLVLGEILPVAQGSGYLTGYRLRTRLQRDRHFRNIRPNIILILTDDQDIELGSMQAMNKTRHIMEKGGTHFSNAFSTTPMCCPSRSSILTGKYVHNHHTYTNNENCSSPSWQAHHEPHTFAVYLNNSGYRTAFFGKYLNEYNGSYVPPGWKEWVALVKNSRFYNYTLCRNGVREKHSGDYSKDYLTDIITNDSINYFRMSKRMYPHRPVMMVLSHVAPHGPEDSAPQYSTAFPNASQHITPSYNYAPNLDKHWILRYTGAMKPVHMQFTNMLQRRRMQTLLSVDDSMEKLYNMLAETGELDNTYLIYTSDHGYHIGQFGLVKGKSMPYEFDIRVPFYVRGPNVEQGAINPHVVLNVDLAPTLLDMAGVDIPAEMDGKSILKLLDTDRPVNRFQLNRKSKTWRDSFLVERGKPPHKRADGKEMAQEENFLPKYQRVKDLCQKAEYQTSCQQPGQKWQCVEDPTGKLRLYKCKGMASLFAPRMQALMASGASHVQLSPTSNSDSCNCDDVGFKASVPKRKRLLTKKSPSVSSHSEVKSSKSVSRKRWARSVSFELDGDLYAVDLEEGYRPLGSRNSSWATDRKRVVGNEEDNEEFSGMEVTAKPTTSNKLTPPDALKVTYRCSILMNDTVKCDGGLYKSLQAWKDHKLHIEHEIETLQTKIKNLRDVKGHLKKVRPEECQCNTPSYLLKNKETFRLNAGRMHSVRMPSKQQSQWLQKEQKRRKKLRKFLKRLQNNDTCSMPGLTCFTHDNHHWQTAPFWTMGPFCACTSANNNTYWCLRTINDTHNFLFCEFATGFLEYFDLSSDPYQLINAVSTLDRNALNAMHQQLMDLRGCKGHKQCNPEKGGKERNYFSEYRPVHRRKRPKVKKPSSKSLGQIWEGWVG from the exons ATGGCAGGGCGGGGGCTCTCCGCCCCtctccttcttcttttcctccttctTGTCCTGGGGGAAATCCTTCCTGTGGCCCAGGGTTCTGGCTACCTGACTGGATATCGCCTCAGGACTCGCCTGCAGAGGGACCGCCACTTCCGCAACATCCGACCCAACATCATCCTGATCCTCACTGATGATCAGGACATAGAACTGG GCTCAATGCAGGCCATGAACAAAACTCGGCACATCATGGAGAAGGGCGGCACGCATTTCTCCAATGCTTTCTCCACCACGCCTATGTGCTGCCCATCCCGCTCCTCCATCCTGACGGGGAAATATGTGCACAACCACCACACCTACACCAACAATGAAAACTGCTCCTCACCCTCGTGGCAGGCCCACCACGAGCCACACACCTTTGCTGTATATCTCAACAACTCTGGCTACAGGACAG CCTTCTTTGGAAAGTATCTGAATGAGTACAACGGTTCCTATGTGCCCCCTGGCTGGAAGGAATGGGTAGCACTGGTAAAGAACTCTCGCTTCTACAACTACACCCTCTGCAGGAACGGAGTACGAGAGAAACACAGCGGTGACTACTCAAAG GACTACCTGACAGACATCATTACCAACGACAGCATTAACTACTTCCGTATGTCTAAGAGGATGTACCCTCACCGTCCTGTCATGATGGTCCTGAGCCATGTTGCTCCGCACGGTCCAGAGGACTCCGCTCCGCAGTACAGCACTGCCTTCCCCAACGCATCACAGCACAT AACTCCCAGCTACAACTATGCCCCTAACCTAGACAAACACTGGATTCTACGCTACACAGGAGCTATGAAGCCTGTCCACATGCAGTTCACCAACATGCTGCAGCGCAGGAGGATGCAAACCCTGCTGTCTGTGGATGACAGTATGGAGAAG TTGTACAACATGTTGGCAGAGACAGGGGAACTGGACAACACCTACCTCATTTACACCTCAGACCATGGCTACCATATCGGTCAGTTTGGTCTGGTCAAGGGCAAGTCAATGCCTTATGAGTTTGATATCCGTGTTCCATTCTACGTACGAGGACCTAATGTGGAGCAAGGTGCCAT TAATCCTCATGTAGTGTTAAACGTTGACTTGGCACCGACTCTGCTGGACATGGCCGGTGTTGATATCCCTGCAGAAATGGATGGCAAGTCTATCCTCAAGCTGCTGGACACAGACAGGCCAGTCAATAg GTTCCAGTTGAACAGGAAGAGTAAAACATGGAGAGATTCTTTCCTTGTGGAGAGAGG GAAGCCTCCACACAAGAGAGCTGATGGGAAGGAAATGGCCCAGGAGGAGAACTTTCTGCCAAAATATCAACGGGTGAAGGACCTGTGCCAGAAAGCAGAGTACCAGACGTCCTGCCAGCAGCCAGGACAG AAGTGGCAGTGTGTGGAGGACCCGACTGGCAAGCTGAGGCTGTATAAGTGCAAGGGCATGGCTAGTCTCTTTGCTCCACGTATGCAGGCTCTGATGGCCAGCGGTGCCTCCCACGTCCAGCTGTCTCCCACGTCCAACTCAGACAGCTGTAACTGCGACGATGTGGGCTTCAAAGCATCTGTCCCGAAGAGGAAGAGGCTGCTCACCAAGAAGA GTCCCTCTGTCTCGTCTCATTCAGAGGTGAAATCCAGTAAGTCTGTCTCTAGGAAGCGCTGGGCCCGCTCTGTGTCGTTCGAGCTGGACGGGGACCTGTATGCCGTAGACCTAGAGGAGGGCTACCGGCCCCTGGGCTCCAGGAACAGCAGCTGGgccacagacaggaagagagtAGTGGGGAATGAGGAAGACAATGAAGAGTTCAGTGGCATGGAAGTCACAGCCAAACCCACCACCAGCAATAAACTCACACCACCTGATGCTCTTAAAGTCACCTACAG GTGCTCTATTCTTATGAATGACACAGTAAAATGTGATGGAGGCCTCTACAAGTCTCTTCAAGCATGGAAAGACCACAAACTGCACATTGAGCATGAG ATTGAAACCTTGCAGACCAAAATCAAGAACCTGCGTGATGTCAAAGGTCACCTGAAAAAGGTGCGGCCAGAGGAATGTCAGTGTAACACTCCCAG TTATCTCCTCAAGAATAAAGAGACGTTCAGGCTCAATGCAGGGCGCATGCACTCAGTCAG AATGCCATCAAAGCAACAGAGTCAGTGGCTGCAGAAGGAGCAGAAGCGCAGAAAGAAACTACGTAAATTCCTCAAGAGGCTCCAAAACAACGACACTTGCAGCATGCCTGGCCTCACTTGCTTCACCCACGACAACCATCACTGGCAGACAGCCCCCTTCTGGACAA TGGGTCCATTCTGTGCATGCACCAGTGCCAACAATAACACCTATTGGTGTCTAAGGACCATCAATGACACACACAACTTCCTGTTTTGTGAATTTGCTACTGGTTTCCTGGAGTATTTTGACCTCAGCAGTGACCCATACCAg CTGATAAATGCTGTCAGCACCCTCGACCGCAATGCTCTGAATGCAATGCACCAACAGCTCATGGACTTACGGGGCTGCAAGGGACATAAGCAATGCAACCCAGAGAAGG GAGGAAAAGAGCGAAACTACTTCAGTGAATACAG GCCAGTTCATCGTCGAAAGAGGCCAAAAGTGAAGAAGCCTTCCTCCAAATCGCT AGGGCAGATTTGGGAAGGGTGGGTTGGTTAA